Proteins encoded within one genomic window of Burkholderiaceae bacterium:
- a CDS encoding Cytochrome c-type biogenesis protein Ccs1/ResB produces MSVSTQGLRVKSSSQALRSAVELLSSMRFSISLLTIICIASVIGTVLQQEEPFSNYVNQFGPFWAEVFGALGLYAVYSAWWFLLILAFLVTSTSLCIARNTPKILADLKTFKEDIREQSLQAFGHRAQAELNERPQAAAERVRGTLAGAGWRVKVQQRPNGWMVAAKKGSINKLGYIAAHSAIVLICLGGLVDGNLGLRAQMWFGGKTPYVGGGLISDVKPQHRLSPSNPAFRGNLLVAEGQTAGTAILNQPKGVVLQDLPFTIELKKFIVEYYSTGMPKLFASDVVLRDNATGRTKTARVEVNHPVSFDGVEIFQSSFDDGGSSVQLQAVPMNGTAKPFVVDGTIGGSTQLARAEGGQPLTLEFAGLRVINVENFGDDAAARGGADVRRVNLRQAIDKRLGAADRLTSDKALRNVGPSVSYRLRDASGQAREFNNYMLPVDMGDGVPVFLLGVRDAPDAPYRYLRIPADDQNGIEGFVRLRAALADPKLRQQAAERYAAAAVSSDKPALVQQLAVSAERALGLFAGASVAANDGVARPTGGLQAISNFIESDVPQADRQRAGEVLVRILDGTLFQLEQIARSQAGQPPLEPSERTQKFMMQAVLALSDAQFYPSPLAFELKDFRQVQASVFQVARAPGKNIVYLGCVLLILGVFSMLYVRERRVWVWIRPQDGRAHATMALSMNRKTLDGEREFEQLKHNLIGAKD; encoded by the coding sequence ATGTCAGTTTCGACCCAGGGACTACGCGTCAAGTCCAGTTCGCAGGCGCTGCGCAGCGCAGTCGAACTGCTGTCGTCGATGCGATTCTCGATCTCGCTGCTGACCATCATCTGCATCGCGTCGGTCATCGGCACCGTGCTCCAGCAGGAGGAGCCGTTCAGTAACTACGTGAATCAGTTCGGCCCGTTCTGGGCCGAAGTCTTTGGCGCACTTGGCCTCTACGCGGTCTACAGCGCATGGTGGTTTCTGCTGATCCTCGCGTTCCTGGTGACGAGCACCTCGCTTTGCATCGCCCGCAACACGCCGAAGATTCTCGCGGATCTGAAAACCTTCAAGGAAGACATCCGCGAGCAAAGCCTGCAGGCGTTCGGACACCGTGCGCAGGCGGAACTGAATGAGCGGCCGCAGGCCGCCGCCGAGCGCGTGCGCGGCACGCTGGCCGGCGCCGGCTGGCGCGTGAAGGTGCAGCAGCGGCCGAACGGGTGGATGGTCGCGGCCAAGAAGGGTTCGATCAACAAGCTCGGCTACATCGCGGCGCACAGCGCGATCGTGCTGATCTGCCTGGGCGGACTGGTCGACGGCAACCTGGGGCTGCGCGCGCAGATGTGGTTCGGCGGCAAGACGCCATACGTCGGGGGCGGGCTGATCTCGGACGTGAAGCCGCAGCACCGGCTGTCGCCGAGCAACCCGGCGTTCCGCGGCAACCTGCTGGTGGCCGAGGGGCAGACCGCGGGCACCGCGATCCTGAACCAGCCCAAAGGCGTGGTGCTGCAGGATCTTCCGTTCACGATCGAGCTGAAAAAGTTCATCGTCGAGTACTACTCGACCGGCATGCCCAAGCTGTTCGCGAGCGACGTGGTGCTGCGTGACAACGCGACCGGACGCACCAAAACCGCGCGCGTCGAAGTGAATCATCCGGTCAGCTTCGACGGTGTCGAGATCTTCCAGTCCAGTTTCGACGACGGCGGATCGAGCGTGCAACTGCAGGCGGTGCCGATGAATGGCACCGCGAAGCCATTCGTCGTCGATGGCACGATCGGCGGCTCGACCCAGCTCGCGCGCGCCGAGGGCGGCCAGCCGCTGACGCTCGAATTTGCCGGCCTGCGCGTGATCAACGTCGAGAACTTCGGCGACGATGCGGCGGCGCGCGGTGGCGCCGACGTGCGCCGCGTCAATCTGCGCCAGGCGATCGACAAGCGGCTCGGCGCGGCGGACCGGCTGACCAGCGACAAGGCGCTGCGCAATGTCGGACCGAGCGTCAGCTACCGGCTGCGCGATGCATCGGGCCAGGCGCGCGAATTCAACAACTACATGCTGCCGGTCGACATGGGCGACGGCGTTCCGGTGTTCCTGCTCGGTGTGCGCGACGCGCCCGACGCACCGTACCGTTATCTGCGGATCCCCGCCGATGACCAGAACGGCATCGAGGGGTTCGTCCGGCTGCGTGCTGCGCTGGCCGACCCAAAGCTGCGCCAGCAGGCCGCCGAGCGCTATGCGGCCGCCGCGGTGAGTTCGGACAAGCCGGCGCTGGTGCAGCAGCTGGCGGTGTCGGCGGAACGCGCGCTCGGCCTGTTTGCCGGCGCGTCCGTTGCGGCGAACGACGGCGTCGCCAGGCCGACCGGCGGCCTGCAGGCGATCTCGAACTTCATCGAGTCCGACGTGCCGCAGGCCGACCGCCAACGCGCCGGCGAGGTGCTGGTGCGCATTCTCGACGGCACGCTGTTTCAGCTCGAGCAGATTGCGCGCAGCCAGGCCGGCCAGCCGCCGCTGGAGCCGAGCGAGCGCACGCAGAAGTTCATGATGCAGGCGGTGCTCGCGCTGTCCGACGCGCAGTTCTATCCGTCGCCGCTGGCGTTCGAACTGAAAGACTTCAGGCAGGTGCAGGCCAGCGTGTTCCAGGTCGCGCGCGCGCCGGGGAAGAACATCGTCTACCTCGGCTGCGTATTGCTGATCCTGGGGGTGTTCTCGATGCTGTACGTGCGCGAGCGCCGGGTCTGGGTCTGGATCCGGCCGCAGGACGGCAGGGCGCACGCGACGATGGCGCTGTCGATGAACCGCAAGACGCTCGATGGCGAGCGCGAATTCGAGCAACTGAAGCACAATCTGATCGGTGCGAAGGACTGA
- a CDS encoding Cytochrome c4, translating into MKLLRSMLTAAALAAFSIAGHAADAAAAPPDLARGQQVFTATCAACHGADGNSTIAMYPKLAQQVPEYLIKQLQDFKSGKRVNAIMQGMAATLSDVDMRNVAYWLASNKDKPGFATDKSLVAIGEHIYLGGAANRHIPACAGCHSPNGAGIPAEYPRLAGQQDPYTAAQLTAFRDGTRTNSPVMPQVAAYLTDHEVKALAAYIAGLH; encoded by the coding sequence ATGAAGTTGCTTCGCTCGATGCTGACGGCTGCTGCTTTGGCAGCGTTCTCCATCGCCGGCCATGCGGCCGACGCAGCCGCCGCGCCGCCGGATCTGGCGCGGGGACAGCAGGTGTTCACCGCGACCTGCGCGGCCTGCCACGGCGCCGACGGCAACTCGACGATCGCGATGTATCCGAAGCTGGCGCAGCAGGTTCCGGAATACCTGATCAAACAGCTGCAGGACTTCAAGTCCGGCAAGCGCGTGAACGCGATCATGCAGGGCATGGCCGCGACGCTGTCCGACGTCGACATGCGCAACGTCGCCTATTGGCTGGCGTCGAACAAGGACAAGCCGGGCTTCGCCACCGACAAGAGCCTGGTCGCGATCGGCGAGCATATCTACCTTGGCGGCGCGGCGAACCGCCATATCCCGGCCTGCGCCGGCTGCCACAGTCCGAACGGCGCCGGCATCCCGGCCGAGTATCCGCGGCTGGCCGGCCAGCAGGACCCGTATACCGCCGCGCAGCTGACCGCGTTCCGCGACGGCACGCGCACGAACAGCCCGGTCATGCCGCAGGTGGCCGCTTATCTGACCGATCATGAAGTCAAGGCGCTGGCCGCCTACATCGCCGGCCTGCACTAG
- a CDS encoding GTP-binding protein EngB: MSLTEAALQAAGWLHTARFLTTAARLDQLPSLDVPEIAFVGRSNAGKSTCINTLTQQRRLAFASKTPGRTQHINLFALGRQGATDAVLTDLPGYGYAAVPQQEKLRWQQVMANYLVSRANLTGVVLLCDPRHGLTALDERLLELVRPRVEAGLKFLVLLTKADKLTRAEGSRALSIARLQTAGGEAMLFSTQKRRGVDQTSLLLWQWAHPGFSDIKSAEAGTGSLQSAI, from the coding sequence ATGTCGCTGACGGAAGCCGCGCTGCAGGCCGCCGGCTGGTTGCACACGGCCCGCTTTCTGACGACGGCGGCGCGGCTCGACCAGTTGCCATCGCTGGACGTCCCCGAGATCGCATTCGTCGGGCGCTCGAACGCCGGCAAGTCGACCTGCATCAACACGCTGACCCAGCAGCGCCGGCTGGCCTTCGCGTCGAAGACCCCGGGCCGCACGCAGCACATCAACCTGTTCGCGCTGGGACGCCAGGGCGCGACCGACGCGGTGCTCACAGACCTGCCCGGCTACGGCTATGCGGCGGTACCGCAGCAGGAAAAGCTGCGCTGGCAGCAGGTGATGGCGAACTACCTGGTGTCGCGCGCGAACCTGACCGGCGTGGTGCTGCTGTGCGATCCGCGCCATGGCTTGACGGCGCTGGACGAGCGCCTGCTCGAGCTGGTCCGCCCGCGCGTCGAGGCCGGCCTCAAGTTTCTGGTGCTGCTGACCAAGGCCGACAAGCTGACGCGTGCCGAGGGCAGCCGTGCGCTGTCGATCGCGCGCCTGCAGACTGCGGGCGGCGAGGCGATGCTGTTTTCCACGCAGAAGCGCCGCGGTGTCGATCAGACCAGCCTGCTGCTGTGGCAGTGGGCGCATCCGGGATTTTCAGATATAAAAAGCGCTGAAGCCGGTACGGGATCTTTACAATCAGCTATCTAA
- a CDS encoding Epoxide hydrolase has protein sequence MIETFERKLPHGITLSCRAAGSRGRPLMMFLHGFPEAAFIWDELLEHFAQPEHGAYRCVAPNLRGFEKSSAPREVDAYKAPLMIQDIAALAASEDAQGRIATLVAHDWGGAFAWGFASALPQQLGRLVIINSPHPATFARELQGNPAQQQASAYMNWLAQPDSEALLAADDYRRMWNFFTTMKAGADGHGWLTDAVKDRYRAVWNQGLTGACNLYRVTPLRPPLPGQPSTSIPSLPPERLRVEARTLVLWALDDLALLPGLLDGLEQYVPRLEVKKVPGATHWIVHEQPALAAREIEDFIARHP, from the coding sequence ATGATCGAAACCTTCGAGCGCAAGCTGCCGCACGGCATCACGCTGAGCTGCCGCGCCGCAGGCAGCCGCGGCCGGCCGCTGATGATGTTCCTGCACGGCTTTCCCGAGGCCGCCTTCATCTGGGACGAACTGCTCGAGCATTTCGCGCAGCCTGAGCACGGGGCTTACCGCTGCGTCGCGCCGAACCTGCGCGGGTTCGAAAAATCGAGCGCACCCCGTGAAGTCGACGCGTACAAGGCGCCGCTGATGATCCAGGACATTGCCGCGCTCGCCGCCAGCGAAGACGCGCAAGGCCGCATCGCGACGCTGGTCGCGCACGACTGGGGCGGCGCGTTCGCCTGGGGCTTTGCCAGCGCGCTGCCGCAACAGCTTGGTCGTCTCGTGATCATCAACTCGCCGCACCCCGCGACCTTCGCGCGCGAGCTGCAGGGCAACCCGGCGCAGCAGCAGGCAAGCGCCTACATGAACTGGCTGGCGCAACCCGATTCGGAAGCGCTGCTCGCGGCCGACGACTACCGGCGCATGTGGAATTTCTTCACCACGATGAAGGCGGGAGCGGACGGGCATGGCTGGCTCACCGACGCGGTGAAGGACCGCTACCGCGCGGTCTGGAACCAGGGGCTCACCGGCGCCTGCAACCTGTACCGAGTGACGCCTTTGAGGCCGCCGCTGCCGGGCCAGCCGTCCACGTCGATCCCGTCGCTGCCGCCCGAGCGGCTGCGGGTCGAGGCGCGAACTCTGGTGTTGTGGGCCTTGGACGACCTCGCGCTGCTGCCGGGTCTGCTCGACGGCCTGGAGCAATACGTGCCGCGGCTGGAAGTGAAGAAAGTGCCCGGCGCCACGCACTGGATCGTGCACGAGCAGCCCGCGCTGGCGGCGCGCGAGATCGAGGACTTCATCGCGCGGCACCCGTAG
- a CDS encoding lipid A biosynthesis lauroyl acyltransferase, with product MKIASHAGILFMRAISPLPLAWLRALGWVMGGLLYLLAAPRRRVARTNLELCLPQHSARERRALVHRNFVCFAQTWLDRSWLWHGRPEVTRRRLRLIGAVAELDGNAPTLLFAPHFLGMDAGATALSQQVPRQFNTIVTPQRDPIVDDWISRGRRRFGNARLFTRFDGTKTIVASLRAGEPLYLLPDMNFGPQESIFVPFYGVLAATVPSLSRFARLGRAKVVPVLTRITPGGYETEVLPAWTDFPTEDIEADTALMNRRLQTYIDAMPEQYYWVHKRFKTRPAGEQPVY from the coding sequence ATGAAGATCGCCAGCCACGCCGGCATCCTGTTCATGCGGGCGATCAGTCCACTGCCGCTGGCATGGCTGCGCGCTTTGGGCTGGGTCATGGGCGGCCTGCTGTACCTGCTCGCGGCGCCGCGCCGGCGCGTTGCTCGCACCAACCTGGAGCTGTGCCTGCCGCAACACAGCGCGCGCGAGCGGCGCGCACTGGTGCATCGCAACTTCGTCTGCTTTGCGCAGACCTGGCTCGACCGCAGCTGGCTGTGGCACGGCAGGCCCGAGGTCACGCGCCGGCGGCTGCGCCTGATCGGCGCGGTCGCGGAACTGGACGGCAACGCGCCGACGCTGCTGTTCGCACCGCATTTCCTCGGCATGGACGCCGGTGCGACCGCGCTGTCGCAGCAGGTGCCGCGGCAGTTCAACACCATCGTCACGCCGCAGCGCGATCCGATCGTCGACGACTGGATCTCGCGCGGCCGGCGCCGGTTCGGCAACGCGCGGCTGTTCACGCGCTTCGACGGCACCAAGACCATCGTCGCGAGCCTGCGCGCCGGCGAACCGCTGTACCTGCTGCCGGACATGAACTTCGGCCCGCAGGAATCGATCTTCGTGCCGTTCTATGGCGTCCTGGCCGCGACCGTGCCGTCGCTGTCGCGCTTCGCGCGGCTCGGGCGCGCGAAAGTGGTGCCAGTGCTGACGCGCATCACACCGGGCGGCTACGAAACCGAGGTGCTGCCGGCATGGACCGACTTTCCGACCGAAGACATCGAGGCCGACACCGCGCTGATGAACCGGCGCCTGCAGACCTACATCGACGCCATGCCTGAGCAGTACTACTGGGTGCACAAGCGCTTCAAGACACGGCCTGCGGGCGAGCAGCCCGTGTATTGA
- a CDS encoding lipid A biosynthesis lauroyl acyltransferase produces the protein MLLVFRALSLFPLWLLHGLGWATGWLTYLGSPTYRRRFVANAALAGYRPGDVRAAIGHAGRMVAELPRLWLGAPVTIEWSDEERVDRAYRAGRGVVFLTPHLGCFEITAQALAQRYQTQYGPITVMYRPARQAWLARLVTALRHRPGLDTAPTTLAGVRQMLKALRRGRAIGLLPDQVPPEGQGLWTPFFGQPAYTMTLAARLAQQGAKVLLVWGERLPRGRGYRLHFLEPERPLAAELAQAVAQINGEMERMVRACPQQYLWGYARYKQPRQEVGEP, from the coding sequence ATGCTGTTGGTCTTTCGCGCGCTGTCCCTGTTTCCGCTGTGGCTTCTGCACGGCCTGGGCTGGGCCACCGGCTGGCTCACCTACCTCGGTTCGCCGACCTACCGCCGGCGCTTTGTCGCGAACGCGGCGCTGGCCGGCTACCGCCCCGGTGATGTCCGCGCGGCCATCGGTCATGCCGGGCGGATGGTCGCCGAGTTGCCGCGCCTGTGGCTGGGCGCGCCGGTGACCATCGAATGGAGCGACGAGGAGCGCGTCGATCGCGCCTATCGGGCCGGGCGTGGCGTCGTGTTCCTGACACCGCACCTGGGCTGCTTCGAAATCACCGCGCAGGCGCTGGCACAGCGCTACCAGACGCAGTACGGACCGATCACCGTGATGTACCGCCCGGCGCGTCAGGCCTGGCTGGCACGGCTGGTGACCGCGCTGCGGCACAGGCCGGGGCTGGACACCGCGCCGACCACGCTGGCGGGCGTGCGCCAGATGCTCAAGGCGCTGCGCCGCGGCCGCGCGATCGGCCTGCTGCCGGATCAGGTGCCGCCCGAAGGGCAGGGTCTGTGGACGCCGTTCTTCGGGCAGCCGGCGTACACGATGACGCTGGCCGCACGGCTGGCGCAGCAAGGAGCAAAGGTGCTGCTGGTCTGGGGCGAGCGGCTGCCGCGCGGGCGTGGCTACCGTCTGCATTTCCTCGAGCCCGAGCGGCCGCTGGCGGCCGAACTGGCGCAGGCGGTGGCGCAGATCAATGGCGAGATGGAGCGGATGGTGCGCGCCTGCCCGCAGCAATACCTCTGGGGCTATGCGCGCTACAAGCAGCCGCGCCAGGAAGTCGGCGAGCCATGA
- a CDS encoding S-adenosylmethionine synthetase, whose amino-acid sequence MANDFLFTSESVSEGHPDKVSDQVSDAVLDAVFEQDPRSRVAAETLCNTGLVVLAGEITTNAHVDYIQVARDTIKRIGYDNTDYGIDYKGCAVLVAYDKQSNDIAQGVDHASDDHLNTGAGDQGLMFGYACDETPELMPAPIYYAHRLVERQAQLRKDGRLPFLRPDAKSQVTMRYVDGKPHSIDTVVLSTQHSPDQSETPTKMKASFIEAVIEEIIKPVLPKEWLKETRYLVNPTGRFVIGGPQGDCGLTGRKIIVDTYGGACPHGGGAFSGKDPSKVDRSAAYAARYVAKNIVAAGLARQCQIQVAYAIGVARPMNVTIYTEGTGKIGDDRIAALVNEHFDLRPKGIIQMLDLLRPIYSKTAAYGHFGRDEPEFTWERTDKVQALRAAAGLK is encoded by the coding sequence ATGGCGAACGATTTCCTGTTCACTTCCGAGTCCGTTTCCGAAGGCCATCCCGACAAGGTGTCCGACCAGGTTTCGGACGCAGTTCTGGACGCGGTCTTCGAGCAGGATCCGCGCAGCCGCGTCGCCGCCGAGACGCTGTGCAATACCGGTTTGGTCGTGCTGGCCGGAGAGATCACGACCAATGCGCACGTGGACTACATCCAGGTCGCGCGCGACACCATCAAACGGATCGGCTACGACAACACCGACTACGGCATTGATTACAAGGGCTGCGCGGTGCTGGTCGCCTACGACAAACAGAGCAACGACATCGCGCAAGGCGTGGACCACGCGAGCGACGACCATCTGAACACCGGCGCCGGCGACCAGGGCCTGATGTTCGGCTACGCCTGCGACGAGACGCCCGAGCTGATGCCGGCGCCGATCTACTACGCGCACCGCCTGGTCGAACGACAGGCGCAACTGCGCAAGGACGGGCGCCTGCCGTTCCTGCGCCCCGACGCGAAGAGCCAGGTCACGATGCGCTACGTCGACGGCAAGCCGCACAGCATCGACACCGTCGTGCTGTCGACCCAGCACAGCCCGGACCAGAGCGAGACGCCGACGAAGATGAAGGCGAGCTTCATTGAGGCGGTGATCGAGGAGATCATCAAGCCCGTGCTGCCGAAGGAGTGGCTGAAGGAGACGCGCTACCTGGTAAATCCGACCGGCCGGTTCGTCATCGGCGGGCCGCAAGGCGACTGTGGCCTGACCGGTCGCAAGATCATTGTCGACACCTACGGCGGCGCCTGTCCACACGGCGGTGGCGCGTTCTCGGGCAAGGATCCAAGCAAGGTCGACCGCTCGGCCGCCTACGCCGCGCGCTATGTGGCCAAGAACATCGTCGCTGCTGGCTTGGCGCGGCAATGCCAGATTCAGGTCGCCTATGCGATCGGCGTCGCGCGCCCGATGAACGTGACGATCTACACCGAAGGCACCGGCAAGATCGGCGATGACCGGATCGCGGCGCTGGTGAACGAGCATTTCGACCTGCGGCCCAAGGGCATCATCCAGATGCTCGATCTGCTGCGCCCGATCTATTCGAAGACCGCCGCCTACGGTCACTTCGGCCGCGACGAGCCCGAGTTCACCTGGGAACGCACGGACAAGGTGCAGGCGCTGCGTGCAGCGGCGGGCCTCAAGTGA
- a CDS encoding Transcriptional regulator PobR, AraC family, with translation MRHIAGTIRTYNLFGESSELPDVMHCETIAARSALHDWELAPHRHARLHQVLLLGVGGGIAHVEGETYALRPGTLLNVPPGTVHGFQFAPSSDGFVATFADELLDEILAGVGDARRTLERPGIAVADQSITLLLEQIWSEFTGLDSARALVLRGLCATLLGRTARALAGTAPIEDVHPSPRLFSRFESLLEAHYTEHWRVADYARALSVSPTHLSRITHAMTGGPASRLIDARIVREARRQLAYTTMSVTTIAYTLGYSDPALFTRVFTRALGVSPRTFRARLGEPAAPTVRPAANGSAAEARLNSGRGCEPRAKRRT, from the coding sequence ATGCGACACATCGCCGGGACCATCCGGACCTACAACCTGTTCGGCGAGTCGAGCGAATTGCCCGACGTGATGCATTGCGAAACGATTGCGGCGCGCTCGGCGCTGCACGACTGGGAACTGGCGCCGCACCGCCATGCCCGGCTGCATCAGGTGCTGCTGCTTGGCGTCGGCGGCGGAATCGCCCACGTGGAGGGCGAGACCTATGCGCTGCGGCCCGGAACGTTGTTGAACGTGCCGCCGGGGACCGTGCACGGTTTCCAGTTCGCGCCCAGCAGCGACGGCTTCGTCGCCACGTTCGCGGACGAACTGCTGGATGAAATTCTTGCCGGCGTCGGCGACGCGCGGCGCACGCTGGAGCGGCCGGGCATTGCCGTCGCGGACCAATCGATCACGCTGCTGTTGGAGCAGATCTGGAGCGAATTCACCGGCCTCGACAGCGCTCGAGCGCTGGTGCTGCGCGGGCTGTGTGCCACGCTGCTGGGTCGCACGGCGCGTGCACTGGCCGGCACCGCGCCGATCGAGGATGTCCATCCGAGCCCGCGGCTGTTCTCGCGCTTCGAGTCGCTGCTCGAAGCGCACTACACCGAGCACTGGCGGGTGGCGGACTATGCACGCGCCCTGTCCGTGTCACCGACGCACCTGAGCCGTATCACCCATGCCATGACCGGTGGGCCGGCGTCGCGCTTGATCGATGCGCGCATCGTGCGCGAGGCGCGCCGGCAACTTGCGTACACGACGATGAGCGTGACGACGATCGCCTATACCCTGGGTTACTCCGACCCCGCGCTGTTCACCCGGGTGTTCACCCGCGCGCTGGGCGTGTCGCCGCGAACGTTTCGTGCGCGACTGGGCGAACCCGCTGCGCCGACCGTTCGTCCGGCGGCGAATGGGTCCGCAGCCGAAGCTCGACTCAACTCCGGTCGCGGCTGCGAACCGCGTGCCAAACGCCGGACTTAG
- a CDS encoding P-hydroxybenzoate hydroxylase, producing METRVCIIGGGPSGLMLSQLLHLKGIDNIVLEKHSREYVLTRIRAGVLEHGFAKLMREAQCGERMDREGEIHEGIFIAHDGALDRVDLHKYSGGSSVVVYGQTELTRDLYEARERMKGMVIHDVENVQLHDLASARPHVNYRSGDDIVRVDCDFVIGADGFHGVSRKSIPKNVLREYEKVYPFGWLGVLSRTQPVSPELIYAKHERGFALCSLRSQVLSRYYIQVPLSDSVEDWSDDAFWSELKRRLPAEVAARLITGPSIEKSIAPLRSFVAEPMRYGNLFLAGDAAHIVPPTGARGLNSAASDIYYLYHAMAAHYLERDSSGLEQYSAKALARVWKAQRFSWWMTMLLHTFPDSIEYDRKLQQTDLAYLFSSDAAQRSLAENYVGLPF from the coding sequence ATGGAAACACGCGTATGCATCATCGGCGGCGGACCTTCGGGCCTGATGCTGTCGCAGCTCCTGCACCTGAAGGGCATCGACAACATCGTATTGGAAAAGCACAGCCGTGAGTACGTGCTGACGCGCATCCGGGCCGGAGTCCTGGAACACGGGTTCGCCAAGCTGATGCGCGAAGCGCAATGCGGCGAACGGATGGATCGCGAGGGCGAGATCCACGAGGGCATCTTCATCGCGCACGACGGCGCGCTGGATCGGGTCGACCTGCACAAGTACAGCGGCGGCAGTTCGGTCGTCGTGTACGGTCAGACCGAACTGACCCGGGACCTGTACGAAGCACGCGAGCGGATGAAGGGCATGGTCATCCACGATGTCGAAAACGTCCAACTGCACGACCTTGCCAGCGCGCGCCCGCACGTCAACTACCGCAGCGGCGACGACATCGTCCGCGTCGACTGCGATTTCGTGATCGGCGCCGACGGCTTTCATGGCGTGAGCCGCAAGTCGATCCCGAAGAACGTGCTGCGCGAATACGAAAAGGTCTATCCGTTCGGCTGGCTGGGAGTGTTGTCGCGCACCCAACCCGTGTCACCGGAGCTGATCTATGCCAAGCACGAGCGCGGCTTCGCGCTGTGCTCGCTGCGTTCGCAGGTGCTGAGCCGCTACTACATCCAGGTTCCGCTGTCCGACAGCGTCGAGGACTGGTCCGATGACGCGTTCTGGAGCGAGCTGAAGCGGCGTCTTCCGGCCGAGGTCGCCGCGCGCCTGATCACCGGCCCGTCGATCGAGAAGTCGATCGCACCGCTACGCTCGTTCGTCGCCGAGCCGATGCGCTACGGCAACCTGTTCCTCGCGGGCGACGCCGCGCACATCGTCCCGCCGACGGGCGCGCGCGGCCTCAACAGCGCCGCCTCCGACATCTACTATCTGTACCACGCGATGGCGGCGCATTACCTGGAGCGCGACAGCAGCGGACTCGAGCAGTATTCGGCCAAGGCACTCGCCCGGGTGTGGAAGGCGCAGCGCTTCTCGTGGTGGATGACGATGCTGCTGCATACCTTCCCGGACAGCATCGAGTACGACCGGAAACTGCAGCAGACGGACCTGGCCTACCTGTTCTCGTCCGACGCTGCGCAGCGCTCGCTGGCCGAGAACTACGTAGGCCTGCCGTTCTGA
- a CDS encoding Heat shock protein 10 kDa family chaperone GroES, with protein MKLRPLHDRVIVKRIESETKTASGIVIPDNAAEKPDQGEVLAVGPGKRDEDGDRIKMDVKVGDRVLFGKYSGQTVKVDGDELLVMKEEDLFAVVEK; from the coding sequence ATGAAACTTCGTCCTCTGCACGACCGCGTGATCGTCAAGCGCATCGAGAGCGAGACCAAGACCGCGTCGGGCATAGTGATCCCCGACAACGCCGCCGAGAAGCCCGACCAGGGCGAGGTGCTCGCCGTGGGCCCCGGCAAGCGTGACGAAGACGGCGATCGCATCAAGATGGATGTGAAAGTCGGCGACCGCGTGCTGTTCGGCAAGTACAGCGGCCAGACCGTCAAGGTCGACGGCGACGAACTGCTGGTGATGAAGGAAGAGGATTTGTTCGCGGTGGTCGAGAAGTAA